GTTAATAAAGGTAAAAATGGGAATCCCCCGTTGTTTACAGACCTTAAATAACTTCTTCGTCTGCGCCTCCACGCCTTTGGCCACATCGATCAGCATAACAGCACTGTCTACCGCCATCAGCGTCCGATATGTATCTTCACTGAAATCCTCATGGCCCGGCGTATCCAGAATATTGATGCGAAAACCGTCATAATCAAACTGCAGCACACTGGATGTAACGGAAATACCCCGCTGTTTTTCAATCTCCATCCAGTCCGATACCGCATGCTTCTGCGCTTTGCGTGACTTTACCGATCCGGCCAGATGAATAGCCCCGCCGTACAGCAGCAGTTTCTCCGTCAAAGTCGTTTTCCCCGCGTCTGGGTGAGATATAATGGCAAATGTCCGGCGGCGCTGTATTTCGGCGCTAAGCTCACCATTTTCTACTGACATAACCAGCCCTCCAACATCTATGCAGTCTCTATTATGTAAATTACATTAAAAAGTCTCTAATTTATTTATTTTATCATATTTTTCATCCGCCGCATATAACCCCTGACTGAATTAGCTCATAGCTCATAGCTCATAGCTCATAGCTCATAGCTCATAGCTCATAGCTCATAGCTATTATAAATTCTCCTGTTAGTTTGTCAATTTATAGCTGCTTTACTCAACAAAGGCACCCCCGGAGCAGTCTATATTTTCTTGAGAAATTACTTTGTGCCTTTATTTCTCCCACTTATGAAGCCAGTCGACGATCACTGTCTGAACATCGGCGTGACGTCCGCTAAATACATGATCGGCACCATCCAGCTTATGAAAGATTTTTTTCCCTTTATATCGGCGATAAAGTTCTTCCGAGCCTCCGAGGGGAACAACACAATCCGCCGTCCCATGAATAATCAACAGCGGGGTTGTAAGTTTCTCCGCCGCTTCCAAGGGCTTATATTTCCCTTTGATTAAATCATTGGCAAAAATACCGTTATTGAGGGAAAATCCTTTGTTAAAAAAATTCGCAATGGTTTCTCCTGCAGCTGCTTTCTCCCAAAGTCCTTTCCCGAAAATTTCCTCGGCGCTAAACGTTTCTACGGGATATACTACAGCAGAAAGGGCCATGCGTCCGGCAATCGCCGCATCGTCCGGGTAGGTTAGCGCAACCAGCCCGCCTAAACTATGCCCCAGAAGAAAAATCGGCGCACCGATAAATTCCGGCTGATTTTTGACCCAGGAAACAACGCTCTGCAAATCTTCCTGCCAACCGGATACCCTTGTATCTTCCGCAAACTCGCCTCCACTTTCACCGGAGCCGGCAAAATCGAAGCGAACTGCTATCTTGCCGTCAGCTTCAATAGCTTGAGCGATATGAAGCATAAGCTGATTCGAACCGATCTTATCCCCGGTAAATCCATGGCAAAAAATCACTAACGGGGTTCCCGCCGGCACATTCCCATAATTATGAATCATTGCCGACAGTTGTTGCCTGCCTTCAATAAACACATGCGTCTTCATATTTTATCCCCTTGCTTTTATTTTTTATCTACTCATGATAAGTAGGCATCAGTATCTCTTGACGGGCTCTTACTCGTTTTCTGTTAGAATTATTGTCAAATCTAAAATAATTCTAACACTTTCTAATTGCAATTTCTGCTGTCAATATCACTTCCGGTTTCCTGGAACGTTGCTTTATGGCATAAACATAATAAAAAATAAAGTATTCTTGCAAATTCAGACAGGACTGACAGCTTATATCACGAAGAAAACAATTAGCACGTTAATATTATTCAAGCCATTTTAAGAAAAAGGAAGGGATTTATTCATGGCAAGAAAAATGAAAACAATGGATGGAAATACCGCCGCCGCCCACGTTTCTTACGCTTTTACCGATGTAGCGGCCATCTATCCCATCACTCCGTCATCTCCTATGGCGGAACACGCGGATGAATGGGTTGCCCAGGGACGAAAAAATATTTTCGGCCAACCGGTTAAAATCGTCGAAATGCAAGCTGAAAGCGGCGCCGCCGGAGCAGTTCACGGTTCCTTGCAGGCCGGCGCTTTAACAACCACCTACACTGCATCCCAGGGATTGCTGCTGATGATCCCCAATATGTATAAAATTGCCGGCGAACTGCTGCCCGGCGTATTTCATGTCAGCGCCAGAACCGTCGGTGCCAACGCCATCAGCATTTTCGGCGATCACTCCGACGTCATGGCGACCCGCCAAACCGGCTTCGCCTTACTGGCGGAAAGCAGCGTCCAGCAGGTCATGGACTTATCCGCAGTTGCCCATTTAGCAGCGATTAAAGGCCGAGTCCCGTTTTTGAACTTTTTCGACGGGTTCCGTACTTCCCATGAAGTACAAAAAATTGAAGTACTGGAATATGATGAACTGGCTAAATTGTTAGATCGGGATGCCGTGGATGCATTCCGCCGCCGGGGCCTGAATCCGGACCATCCGGTGCTGCGGGGAACAGTGCAAAATTCCGACATTCACTTCCAGCAAAGAGAAATTGCCAACCGCTATTATCAGGCTCTGCCAGACATTGTCGAAAATTATATGGCGGAAATCAGCAAGCTGACCGGCCGGGAATATCACCTCTTCAACTACTATGGCGCTAAGGATGCCGACCGCATCATTATAGCCATGGGCTCGGTCTGCGAAGCCACTGAAGAAGTCGTGGATTATCTCAATGCCAAAGGCGAAAAAGTCGGCCTGCTGACCGTTCATTTGTACCGGCCTTTCTCTGCCAAGCATTTCTTAAAATATATCCCGAAAACAGTCAAAAAGATTGCCGTTCTCGACAGAACGAAGGAAATGGGCGCCTATGCCGAACCTCTGTATCTAGATGTAAAATCCGTGTTCTACAATAATGATTGGCAGCCTGTCATCGTCGGCGGCCGCTACGGATTAGGCGGAAAAGATATCATCCCCAGTCATATCCAGGGAGTCTTTGAAAATCTGAAACAAGGGCAGCCGCAAGACAACTTCACGGTCGGCATCGTAGACGATGTCACCCATACATCCTTGCCTTTCGGCGACGATATTGATACCACTGCCGCAGGAACAAAAGCTTGCAAGTTCTGGGGCCTCGGCTCCGACGGAACAGTCGGTGCCAACAAAAGCGCCATTAAAATTATCGGTGATAACACCAAAATGTATGCGCAAGCCTACTTCGCTTACGATTCTAAAAAGTCCGGCGGTGTAACCATCTCTCATCTCCGCTTTGGCAAAAACCCCATTAAATCCCCTTACCTGATTAATAAGGCCGACTTTATTGCCTGCCACAATCAGTCCTATGTTGATAAATACACTGTCCTGGACGGCCTGAAAAAAGGCGGCAGCTTCCTGTTAAACTGCATCTGGTCGCCGGAAGAACTGGAACAATACCTGCCGGCAGCCATGAAACGCTATATTGCCAACAACAATATTAACTTCTATACCCTCGATGCCGTTAAAATCGCCCAGGAAATCGGCTTAGGCGGCAGAATCAACATGATCATGCAGGCAGCATTTTTCAAGATTGCCGATATTATTCCCCTGGAAGATGCCGTAAAATATCTGAAAGACGCTGTTCTAACTTCCTATGGCAAAAAAGGACAAAACGTAGTGGATATGAATAATGCCGCTATTGACAAAGGTGTAGCATCCATCGTAAAAATCAATGTTCCAGCCGCATGGCTGAGTGCGACGGATAAAGGCGCCGATGAAACAGCCGTTCCGTCCTTTATCAAGAATATTCTCGTTCCGATGAATCGTCAGGAAGGAGACAAGCTGCCGGTCAGTGCTTTCGACGGCATGGAAGACGGCACCTTCCCCATGGGTACTGCGGCCTATGAGAAACGGGGCATTGCGATCAACGTTCCAGAATGGCAACCAGATAAATGTATCCAGTGCAACCAGTGTTCCTATGTATGTCCCCATGCAACCATTCGTCCCGTTTTAGCGACTGATGACGAAGTGAAAGTAGCCCCCGCCGGATTTACGGTAAAACCGGCTGCCGGCGCCAAGGGCTTAAACTTCCGGATGACGGTCAGCCCGCTGGATTGTACCGGCTGCGGCAATTGCGCCCAAATTTGCCCGGCTAAAGAAAAAGCTTTGGTCATGAAACCGATTGCCAGCCAAATGCCTCAGGCCGATCTGTGGGAATATGCCATGAAGCTTGCGCCAAAAGCCAATCCTGTCAATCCCTTTACCGTTAAAGGCAGCCAGTTCGAACAACCCCTGTTGGAGTTCTCCGGTGCTTGTGCCGGCTGCGGTGAAACGCCTTACGCCAAATTAGTCACCCAGCTGTTCGGCGACCGGATGATGGTAGCCAACGCCACCGGCTGCTCCTCTGTCTGGTCGGGCAGCTCGCCTTCGATTCCTTATACCCAAAATCATCTCGGGCACGGTCCAGCCTGGGGCAATTCCCTGTTTGAAGACAATGCGGAATATGGCCTCGGCATGATGGTAGGCGTCAACCAGCTTCGTGCCAAAGTTGCGCTGGATGCCCAGACGGCACTTTCCCTGCCGGTGAAGCAGGAACTGAAGGCAGCGCTGGAAGATTGGCTGACCAATAAAGATAAAAATGACGGCACCCGGGCCAGAGCCGATAAGCTGATTGCCGTACTGGAAAAAGAAAAAGGCCGGGAGCCTGTACTCAATGAAATTTATAAGAATAAAGACTTCTTAGTAAAACGTTCCCACTGGATATTCGGCGGCGACGGCTGGGCTTATGACATCGGCTTTGGCGGTCTTGACCATGTTCTGGCCTCCGGCGAAGACGTCAATGTCCTGGTCTTTGATACCGAAGTATATTCCAATACCGGCGGTCAGTCCTCTAAATCCACACCGACGGCAGCAATTGCCAAATTTGCCGCCAGCGGTAAGAAAACGAAGAAAAAAGACCTTGGCATGATCGCCATGAGCTATGGCTATGTGTATGTGGCCCAAATCGCTATGGGTGCCGACAAGAATCAAACCCTGAAGGCCATTGCCGAAGCCGAAGCCTATCCCGGTCCTTCTTTGGTTGTAGCTTACGCCCCTTGCATTAACCACGGCCTGAAAGCCGGTATGGGCAACAGCCAGCTGGAAGCCAAACGAGCGGTGGACTGCGGCTACTGGGCTTTGTACCGTTACAATCCGGAATTAAAAGGCACCAGCAAAAGTGCCTTTACCCTGGATTCCAAAGAACCAACCATGAACTTCAGAGAGTTCCTGCTGGGTGAAGTCCGCTATTCCTCTTTAAAGAAACAATTCCCCGACATGGCGGACGCTTTGTTTGAGAAAACAGAGCAGGATGCTGCCGAAAGACGGGAAACCTATAAGAATCTGGCGACTCAGGCCAGCTTAGCAGCCCAGGACACAGTCGCTGCAAAATAATAACTTAAAAGAATCAAACTGCCGGCCAATAGCCGGCAGTTTTTTTACAGCGCAGGTCCGGCCCTCGGTTTACAAAAAGCTTCCCCTGCTATATAATAGTATCGTTAACCTAATGAATTTATATGGTTAACGATACTATTATAAAGAGGAGTCCTGCGGTGAAAATTAAAATTCGTGTATTAACCAAACTGGCCCTGCTTGCCGCTTTGATCACTGTAACCGGCGCCATCAAACTCCCCAGTTTCGCCGCCGGAGCCGAATTTCAGCTTTCGGCTCCCTTAGCGGTAGCGATTTGTGCCGTCTATGGATTCACCAGCTATATTACTGCCGGTATATTATCCAGTCTGATCGGCTTGATATTGGGCCTGCAAAATCTGCTGAATATCTCCATCGCGATGATTTTTCGCCTGACCATCGGCGGACTGCTGCTTTTATGCGGCACAAGCCGGCCGATGCTGATCATTGCCGGTCCCATCGGCTCAGCACTTGCCCGCTTGTCCCTGGGACTATGGATCGGTCGGGCAGTTATCCCGCTGCTGGCTGCCGCCCTGCCGGGGATGTTGTTTACCGCAGCAGCAGCCGTACCGTTGACCCGGCTATTGCAGCGGGTAAAAATTCAAACTGAGAAGGTGATTCATTATGCTGTACAGCGTTAGAATGCGAGCTGCCCAGGGAGGCGCTCATGAACTGGGAGGCCGGCACATATCAGGCGCTGAAAGACTTGTCGCCTTTAACCGGGTGGCTGAAGTCACCGACGATATGCTGGCCCGGGCTTTTTCCCATACCCGTGGCCGGGCCGATTTCATCAATGTAAACGTCGAAGCCATTGAAAATTCTTGTCTGAAAAAGGCACCCTTACTGCCTGTACATACCATTACCGTACCGGATGCAACTGCCGGGCGGAAAGCGGCAAAAGCCGCTTTAGTCGAAGCCGGTGTTGCGCCTTCCGCTGTTGAGGAAGGCTTTAACCTTCTGCAATCCCTCCTTGACAGCATGCGGGGCGCCATGCTGCTTTGCGCCGAAACCGGCAAACGACTGGATGATACCGGCATGCGGGGTATCCGGGTATCCCGTATGGATATTGAAAATGAACCTTTGTTTTCCGTCTGGCTGGAAAAGCAAGGATTCCACAATGTTCATGTCCGGGAGGCATTAGTACTGGCTGCCAAAGTGGCTGCCGCTCCGGGAATGATCGCCGAACTATGCTGGTCCGACGACCCGGAATATACAACCGGCTATGTGGCCTCTCCCCAGAAGGGCTACTTCCGGTTTTCTCATTTAAAACCCCTTGGCAGTCCCCTTGGCGGACGAATCTTCTTTCTTCGTCCGGAAACAGTTCCGACCATTGCGGCAGACTATCTGCAAAATCAGCCGGTACTAATCACTCTGCCTGAAGAAGCAAGAATCCAGTGAAATTTTTAACCGAATATCTGGAAAAAGCTAAAAGCCGGAATTTATACCGGCAAACGACAGTTTATGAATCCCTTGACCCCGTCCATGTCCGTCAGAATGGCCGCACTTATCTGATCCTGGCAGCCAACAATTACCTGGGACTCACTCACTGCCCGGCGGTACGGCAGGCAGCCTCAGCCGCTGCTATGGCCTATGGCACCGGCTCCGGCGGCGCCCGTCTGATTACCGGAACTTATCCGCTTTATGAACAATTGGAACAAAGAATCGCCGCTTTTAAAGGAACAGAAGCAGCCCTGGTCTTCAATACCGGCTACATGGCCAATGTAGGCACCATGAGCGCCCTGGCCGGTCCGGAAGACGTTATTTTCAGTGATGAATTGAATCACGCCAGCATTATTGACGGCTGCCGCCTGTCCCGGGCCCGCATTGTTGTCTACCGTCATGCCGATCCCGATCATTTGGCAGACTGCTTGAAAAGCACCGCTTGTCATGGCAAGCGGCTGATTGTTACTGACGGCGTATTCAGCATGGACGGCGATATCGCTCCTTTGCCGGATATTGTCCAGCTGGCCCGGCACTATGAAGCCATCGTCGCCGTTGACGACGCTCATGCCACCGGCGTCATCGGTCCCGGCGGCCGGGGAACAGCCGCCTACTACCATTTGGCGGACCAAGTCCCAATACAAATAGGGACTTTAAGCAAAGCCCTGGGAGCAGAAGGCGGCTTTGTTGCCGGCAGTCAGGAACTGATTGATTACCTGATCAACCGGGCCCGCAGTTTCATTTTTTCCACTGCTTTGGCCCCGGCCACGGTTGCGGCAGCAGCAGAAGCACTGAATCAGCTGGTCAAGCGGCCGGATTTAGTTGTTAAACTTCGGGATAACGCCGAGTTTGTCCGGAGCGCCCTTACGGCTGCCGGACTCAAAATTGGTGCCGGACAAACACCGATCATCCCGGTAACGGTTGGTGCTGCGGAAGCTGCGCTGCAATTATCCGAAGATCTGAAAAGCGAAGGCCTGATCCTGTCCGCTATTCGTCCACCTACCGTACCGGCCGGATCCAGCCGGCTGCGGCTCGCCCTGTCGGCGGCCCACAATCAAACAGAATTAGGACAAGCAAGTAAAAAAATTGCCGCAGCCGTCAAACGGCTGGCAAAAAAAAGAGGGTAAAAATATGAATCATCCAGGTTTATTTATTACCGCCACCGATACGGAAATCGGCAAAACCATCATCACCGGCGCCCTGGCTGCCGCTCTAAAGCAGCGGCGCTATGACGTCGGTGTAATCAAACCGGTAGCGTCAGGCGGCGTTACGGATCACAACGGCCAATTGCTATCGGAAGATGCTACTTTTTTACTGAAAGCTGCCGGAATGGATGAAAACAAACGGCCTGAAGTCAGTCCCCTGTGCCTGGCTCCATCTCTCGCCCCGGCAGTAGCCGCCGCGGAAACCGGCGTCACCATTGATGTGCCTAAACTGGCAGCAGCCTGTAAAACCATGCTCTCCCGGCATCAGGTCGGTTTGGTAGAAGGCGCCGGCGGCATTACCACCCCCATTTGGCAGGACTACCTGATGGTCCATCTGATGGCCGAGCTGAGCCTTCCGGCAATCATTGTGGCCTGCCCCCGTCTGGGTGCCATCAACCACACGGTATTAACCGCAGAATACGCCCGTCAGCACGGTATTGCCCTGGCCGGCATCATCATCAACCAATGGGATGAAGCGCAGGCCGGTATTCTCGAACACAGCAATCTTGACTATACAAAGCGCCTTACCGGGCTGCCGATACTGGGAAAATTTCCCTTTGTTCCCGATATTAGCGTTCCTGATGTAAAGATAGACGGACTGGCGGATTTGGCAAAGCAGTACCTGGATATCGACAAAATCCTTAGTATATTGAAAGGCGGTAAATAACGATGAATGAAATTGAAAGGAAAGATAAGCAGTATATCTGGCATCCCTTTACCGCAATGCGATCTTGGGTGGAAGAACCCCAAAAAATCATTGCTGAAGCCCGCGGCATCAAGCTCGTCGATACGGAAGGCCGGGAATACTATGACGGCGTTTCTTCCCTCTGGGTCAACATCCATGGCCATCGCAAAGCTGAGATTGACCAAGCCATTATTGACCAACTGGGAAAAGCAGCCCATACCACCATGCTGGGCCTGATCAGTATCCCGGCGGCGGAGCTGGCGGAACAATTAGTCGCTATCACTCCCCCCGGCCTGAATAAAGTATTTTACTCGGACGACGGCTCCACCGCCGTGGAAGTAGCGCTCAAAATGTCCTTTCAATACTGGCAGCTGAAAGGCAAGAAGCAAAAGCAAAAATTCATTGCCCTGGAACAGGCCTACCACGGAGATACCGTAGGTACCGTAAGCGTAGGCGGTATTGACCTTTTCCACCGCATTTTTAAACCTCTGCTGTTCCAGCCTCTTCATACTCCCTGCCCTTCCTGCTATCACTGCCGCCTGGCCGCCGACAGCACAACCTGCGGCATGGCCTGTGCCGATGCTTTGGAACAGCTGCTGGCCGAGCATCATGAAAAAATTGCCGCACTGGTTCTGGAGCCTTTAGTGCAGGCTGCTGCCGGCATGCTGACGTCGCCTCACGGCTATCTGAAAAAAGTGCGGGAACTGACCGAAAAATATAATGTGCTGCTGATCGCCGACGAAGTAGCCACCGGCTTTGGCCGAACCGGCAAAATGTTCGCCTGCGAACACGAAAACGTCAGCCCTGATCTCATGACCATCTCCAAGGGCATTACCGCCGGTTACCTGCCCCTGGCAGCCACTCTGACTACCGATGAAATCTACAACGCTTTTCTGGGAGACTGCGGTGAAAAGCGAACCTTCTATCACGGTCATTCCTATACCGGCAACCCCTTGGCCTGCGCCGCCGCTTTGGCCAATCTAAAAGTTTTTCGGGAAGAAAAAGTTATCGACGGCCTGCCGGCTAAAATTGCTGCTGCCGCCGCCAAGCTGACGGAGTTTCAAACTTTAGCCCATGTCGGAGACATTCGCCAGCGCGGCCTGATTGTCGGTATTGAATTAATGCAGAACAAGGAAGCAAAAAAACCTTATCCCTGGAAAGATTCTATGGGAATCCAGGTCTGTAACAAAGCCAGGGACTACGGCCTGTTAATTCGTCCGGTAGGAGACGTGGTTGTCTTCATGCCGCCCCTGGCCAGTACGGTAGAGGAAATAGAAATCATGCTGTCCATTATCGGTCGCTGTATCCGAGAAGTAACCGATTAACCATAAAATCCACCTTTAATTGCAGCATATTTCTCCATTTTCATCATAGCGATAAGGGCCCCTTCATATAAGTTATTGATTGCGAATCTTTAACAAAAGAAGGGGTTTTTCGTGTCCCTGTATCGCTTGGCTGTGCTTGTTTTCTTATTGCTTTGCTTTGCCGTATCACCCCATCAAATCTGGGCTGCCCCGGCATCTCCCGCCATTGTGATCAATCTTCCCAGCCGGACACTTGCATACTATGATAACGATGAACTCATAAAAGAATATCCGGTGGCCATTGGCTCCGTCTCCACCCCTACCCCACTGGGAACTTTTCGCATCCTGGAAAAAGAAACAAACCCTGTCTGGTACCCTCCCGGCAAAGACTGTTTCGTTCCCTCCGGCCCGGCCAATCCATTGGGCTATCGCTGGCTGGGATTTCTGCCGACCTACGGCATCCACGGCACCAATATGCCATGGTCCATCGGCTCCGTCAGTTCCAACGGCTGTATCCGCATGCTGGAAGCGGATGTGGAAGAGTTGTTCACAATGGCAGACTGTCAAACACCGGTGCAGATTACCTACGACCGGATAAAAATCCGAATAGACAAAAGCGGTAACGCCTCCCTCGGCATCTATCCTGACGTATACGGCTATCAGCCTATTTCCTTAACGGATATCCATAATCGCTTAACCGCCTGCGGTCTGGACGGTTTGGCGGAAGAAAGTCTTGTTGCAAAGCTGCTCCGCGAGCAACCGGATGAGCAGTTTTTTTTCGCTCAGGTTTACCGCCTGAAAGTAAACGGAAAACTGCTGACTGAGCATGTCGCGGCCATCAATGACACATTGTACGCACCGGTTATGGCGATAGCTGCCCGATTAAATTCCCCTCTAAGCTGGGATGAATCAAACCGCCTGATTATCGGTAACCGAACCACTGTTCCCGGACTGCTGAAAGGCCGCACAGTATATGTAAGAACCGATGATTTATCGCTGCTGTTCGGCGGCAGACAATTGTGGGACCCTGATGGCAGCTGCTTACTCTTCCAGGTTCCCACCCTGTTTTTTGCCGGTCAGCCAATAAGCAGTTCTGTACAGCTGAGAGCCGACGGCAATCTGATACCCGCGCTGGCAGTAGCAAAAGCATTGCAGCAAAAAGTAACCTGGGATGAAAAACGGCAAACGTTATCCAACGCCATTCGACGGATACCTGTTACTGTCATCGAC
This genomic interval from Veillonellales bacterium contains the following:
- the bioF gene encoding 8-amino-7-oxononanoate synthase, which gives rise to MKFLTEYLEKAKSRNLYRQTTVYESLDPVHVRQNGRTYLILAANNYLGLTHCPAVRQAASAAAMAYGTGSGGARLITGTYPLYEQLEQRIAAFKGTEAALVFNTGYMANVGTMSALAGPEDVIFSDELNHASIIDGCRLSRARIVVYRHADPDHLADCLKSTACHGKRLIVTDGVFSMDGDIAPLPDIVQLARHYEAIVAVDDAHATGVIGPGGRGTAAYYHLADQVPIQIGTLSKALGAEGGFVAGSQELIDYLINRARSFIFSTALAPATVAAAAEALNQLVKRPDLVVKLRDNAEFVRSALTAAGLKIGAGQTPIIPVTVGAAEAALQLSEDLKSEGLILSAIRPPTVPAGSSRLRLALSAAHNQTELGQASKKIAAAVKRLAKKRG
- a CDS encoding alpha/beta fold hydrolase, whose translation is MKTHVFIEGRQQLSAMIHNYGNVPAGTPLVIFCHGFTGDKIGSNQLMLHIAQAIEADGKIAVRFDFAGSGESGGEFAEDTRVSGWQEDLQSVVSWVKNQPEFIGAPIFLLGHSLGGLVALTYPDDAAIAGRMALSAVVYPVETFSAEEIFGKGLWEKAAAGETIANFFNKGFSLNNGIFANDLIKGKYKPLEAAEKLTTPLLIIHGTADCVVPLGGSEELYRRYKGKKIFHKLDGADHVFSGRHADVQTVIVDWLHKWEK
- a CDS encoding L,D-transpeptidase family protein; amino-acid sequence: MSLYRLAVLVFLLLCFAVSPHQIWAAPASPAIVINLPSRTLAYYDNDELIKEYPVAIGSVSTPTPLGTFRILEKETNPVWYPPGKDCFVPSGPANPLGYRWLGFLPTYGIHGTNMPWSIGSVSSNGCIRMLEADVEELFTMADCQTPVQITYDRIKIRIDKSGNASLGIYPDVYGYQPISLTDIHNRLTACGLDGLAEESLVAKLLREQPDEQFFFAQVYRLKVNGKLLTEHVAAINDTLYAPVMAIAARLNSPLSWDESNRLIIGNRTTVPGLLKGRTVYVRTDDLSLLFGGRQLWDPDGSCLLFQVPTLFFAGQPISSSVQLRADGNLIPALAVAKALQQKVTWDEKRQTLSNAIRRIPVTVIDGEPYLADSRLGEYFNASVQRDETMQILELNYPRYDLDLSMYLDWWGECFD
- the bioD gene encoding dethiobiotin synthase, with amino-acid sequence MNHPGLFITATDTEIGKTIITGALAAALKQRRYDVGVIKPVASGGVTDHNGQLLSEDATFLLKAAGMDENKRPEVSPLCLAPSLAPAVAAAETGVTIDVPKLAAACKTMLSRHQVGLVEGAGGITTPIWQDYLMVHLMAELSLPAIIVACPRLGAINHTVLTAEYARQHGIALAGIIINQWDEAQAGILEHSNLDYTKRLTGLPILGKFPFVPDISVPDVKIDGLADLAKQYLDIDKILSILKGGK
- the bioA gene encoding adenosylmethionine--8-amino-7-oxononanoate transaminase, with the translated sequence MNEIERKDKQYIWHPFTAMRSWVEEPQKIIAEARGIKLVDTEGREYYDGVSSLWVNIHGHRKAEIDQAIIDQLGKAAHTTMLGLISIPAAELAEQLVAITPPGLNKVFYSDDGSTAVEVALKMSFQYWQLKGKKQKQKFIALEQAYHGDTVGTVSVGGIDLFHRIFKPLLFQPLHTPCPSCYHCRLAADSTTCGMACADALEQLLAEHHEKIAALVLEPLVQAAAGMLTSPHGYLKKVRELTEKYNVLLIADEVATGFGRTGKMFACEHENVSPDLMTISKGITAGYLPLAATLTTDEIYNAFLGDCGEKRTFYHGHSYTGNPLACAAALANLKVFREEKVIDGLPAKIAAAAAKLTEFQTLAHVGDIRQRGLIVGIELMQNKEAKKPYPWKDSMGIQVCNKARDYGLLIRPVGDVVVFMPPLASTVEEIEIMLSIIGRCIREVTD
- a CDS encoding 6-carboxyhexanoate--CoA ligase, whose protein sequence is MLYSVRMRAAQGGAHELGGRHISGAERLVAFNRVAEVTDDMLARAFSHTRGRADFINVNVEAIENSCLKKAPLLPVHTITVPDATAGRKAAKAALVEAGVAPSAVEEGFNLLQSLLDSMRGAMLLCAETGKRLDDTGMRGIRVSRMDIENEPLFSVWLEKQGFHNVHVREALVLAAKVAAAPGMIAELCWSDDPEYTTGYVASPQKGYFRFSHLKPLGSPLGGRIFFLRPETVPTIAADYLQNQPVLITLPEEARIQ
- the nifJ gene encoding pyruvate:ferredoxin (flavodoxin) oxidoreductase; its protein translation is MARKMKTMDGNTAAAHVSYAFTDVAAIYPITPSSPMAEHADEWVAQGRKNIFGQPVKIVEMQAESGAAGAVHGSLQAGALTTTYTASQGLLLMIPNMYKIAGELLPGVFHVSARTVGANAISIFGDHSDVMATRQTGFALLAESSVQQVMDLSAVAHLAAIKGRVPFLNFFDGFRTSHEVQKIEVLEYDELAKLLDRDAVDAFRRRGLNPDHPVLRGTVQNSDIHFQQREIANRYYQALPDIVENYMAEISKLTGREYHLFNYYGAKDADRIIIAMGSVCEATEEVVDYLNAKGEKVGLLTVHLYRPFSAKHFLKYIPKTVKKIAVLDRTKEMGAYAEPLYLDVKSVFYNNDWQPVIVGGRYGLGGKDIIPSHIQGVFENLKQGQPQDNFTVGIVDDVTHTSLPFGDDIDTTAAGTKACKFWGLGSDGTVGANKSAIKIIGDNTKMYAQAYFAYDSKKSGGVTISHLRFGKNPIKSPYLINKADFIACHNQSYVDKYTVLDGLKKGGSFLLNCIWSPEELEQYLPAAMKRYIANNNINFYTLDAVKIAQEIGLGGRINMIMQAAFFKIADIIPLEDAVKYLKDAVLTSYGKKGQNVVDMNNAAIDKGVASIVKINVPAAWLSATDKGADETAVPSFIKNILVPMNRQEGDKLPVSAFDGMEDGTFPMGTAAYEKRGIAINVPEWQPDKCIQCNQCSYVCPHATIRPVLATDDEVKVAPAGFTVKPAAGAKGLNFRMTVSPLDCTGCGNCAQICPAKEKALVMKPIASQMPQADLWEYAMKLAPKANPVNPFTVKGSQFEQPLLEFSGACAGCGETPYAKLVTQLFGDRMMVANATGCSSVWSGSSPSIPYTQNHLGHGPAWGNSLFEDNAEYGLGMMVGVNQLRAKVALDAQTALSLPVKQELKAALEDWLTNKDKNDGTRARADKLIAVLEKEKGREPVLNEIYKNKDFLVKRSHWIFGGDGWAYDIGFGGLDHVLASGEDVNVLVFDTEVYSNTGGQSSKSTPTAAIAKFAASGKKTKKKDLGMIAMSYGYVYVAQIAMGADKNQTLKAIAEAEAYPGPSLVVAYAPCINHGLKAGMGNSQLEAKRAVDCGYWALYRYNPELKGTSKSAFTLDSKEPTMNFREFLLGEVRYSSLKKQFPDMADALFEKTEQDAAERRETYKNLATQASLAAQDTVAAK